The Miscanthus floridulus cultivar M001 chromosome 17, ASM1932011v1, whole genome shotgun sequence genome has a window encoding:
- the LOC136518322 gene encoding uncharacterized protein, giving the protein MQVYPLRQIDLSVTFGDRTNFRLEVLTFEVVDFLGSYHAMLGRSCYAKFMAIPNYTNLKLKILGTNGDITIGSTFSHAYMCDHEHYELATAIINSAEFLELRNSATPAVPDHNEQTSTSAFHPTKETKVVGIDLTDPSKMV; this is encoded by the coding sequence ATGCAGGTGTACCCACTCAGGCAAATCGACCTATCCGTCACGTTTGGTGACCGCACTAACTTCCGCTTAGAGGTCctaacctttgaggtggtggactttctagggtcctaccatgccatgtTGGGGCggtcatgctatgccaagttcatggcgatccccaactacaccaacctcaagctgaagatactGGGGACGAACGGCGACATCACCATAGGTAGCACTTTCTCGCATGCCTACATGTGCGACCatgagcattatgagctcgccactgccatcatcaactccgCTGAGTTCCTAGAGCTCAGGAATTCAGCGACTCCAGCAGTCCCTGACCACAACGAGCAAACATCCACAAGTGCATTCCATCCAaccaaggaaaccaaggtggtggggatcgaccTCACCGACCCAAGCAAGATGGTGTAG